The Vulgatibacter sp. genomic interval TCGCGCTGATGGAGCTGCAGGCTTCGCGGGCGAGGGCACGGGTCGGCCCCGGCGGAGAGCCCGTGCTGCTCTTCGAGCAGGATCGTTCCCGGTGGGATCGCCTGCTCATCACCCGAGGACTCGCGGCGCTCGCGCGTGCAGAGGCACTCGCGCAGCCCCTTGGCCCCTACACGATCCAGGCGGCGATCGCGGGTTGCCATGCACGCGCGCGCACGCCGCAGGAGACCGACTGGGCCCGGATCGTCGCGCTCTACGACGCGCTGGTCGAGCTCACCGGTTCGCCTGTCGTCGAGTTGAACCGCGCGGTCGCCGTCTCGATGGCCTATGGCCCTGCGGAGGCGCTGCCGCTCGTCGACGAGCTGGCGGAGGAGCCGGCGCTTCGCAACTACCACCTGCTCCCTGCCGTTCGCGCCGACCTCCTCCTCAAGCTCGGGCGGAGGTCCGAGGCGAAGGCGGAGCTCGAGAAGGCGGCGGGCCTGGCGACGAACACCCGTGAGCGAGATCTCCTCCTCGCTCGTGCGGCGGCCTGCTCCAGCCCCTGAGGCGGGCCGAAGGTCAACCGAGCCAGCCAGCGTGGTAATCGGGGCCATCCTCGCCTGCGAGGATCGCGGTGGCGATGACCGATCGCTCGCGTAGCTTGGAAGCCGCCAGGCTGCAGCGCCGGCGCGGGACGACACCACGGCGGCCAACTCCGTCCCCTCGAAGTGCAGGCCGACGCCGTCGTCTGCCGCCCAGCCGCCAGCGAGCTCCCCCTGGCGCACCGGCGGAGAGACCGCAGAGGACGATGCCCTCCGACCAGCCCCGCTGCAGGATCCGGTCGAGGCCGTGCACCCGCCAGACTGCGAGCAGGTTCGCGGTGTTGCCGCCCTCGACGTAACCGTCCGCGTCACCGCTGGCGGTTGGAAGAAAACACGCGCGCGGGAAGGACTTCCCGGTGCGTCCGAGGACGTAGTCGTCGAGGAGCGGGTTCTCCGGCTCCATGCTGAAGCCCCCGCCCCTCATCGCGACGATGGTCGGCTTTCGCGTCACGGCCCTCCGCAAGGGAAGGAGCGTACGCTACGCCTCGATCGCGAGGCCCACGAGCGACCGCAACTCCGCAGCGGTCGCGTCCGGCCGCAGCGCCGCCACGAAGGCCTGGTGGAGATCGGGCGCACGCTGGCCGAGCTCGGCCAGGGCCGGGTCGGGCCCCGGGTACCACCAGCCGCGCAGGCGGTAGGCATCGGGCAATAGCTCGGTGAGCAGCTCCGCGCGGCGCCACGCAGCCGCGACCTCCCGCCCGGGCCGCGGCTCGAGGATCCGTCGCAGCATCCGGTCCCCCCAGACGCGAATCGCCTCGCGTTCGTCGGCGCCCACGGGTGCGGGGCCCTCGTCCCAGGTGCGCTCCAGCGCAGCGAGGATCGTCGGGACGCAGGCCGTGGAATCGAAGAGCGCGCGGCCACCCCGCAGGCACATGAGCCCCGGGTTCGCCCGCCCATCGAA includes:
- a CDS encoding nucleotidyltransferase domain-containing protein, translated to MDWLERLGEQLAREHEAFAVVLYGSHARGNARAESDIDVMILVPAGREGQASRDARRVQAPDGRTLDLDGWLRPCDPADPVASFDGRANPGLMCLRGGRALFDSTACVPTILAALERTWDEGPAPVGADEREAIRVWGDRMLRRILEPRPGREVAAAWRRAELLTELLPDAYRLRGWWYPGPDPALAELGQRAPDLHQAFVAALRPDATAAELRSLVGLAIEA
- a CDS encoding Type 1 glutamine amidotransferase-like domain-containing protein, with amino-acid sequence MTRKPTIVAMRGGGFSMEPENPLLDDYVLGRTGKSFPRACFLPTASGDADGYVEGGNTANLLAVWRVHGLDRILQRGWSEGIVLCGLSAGAPGGARWRLGGRRRRRPALRGDGVGRRGVVPRRRCSLAASKLRERSVIATAILAGEDGPDYHAGWLG